DNA from Streptomyces sp. NBC_01476:
CGGACAGGGCGACCACCGGGGTGTCCGGGTCGGCGACCGCCACCCCGAGGGCGGCCGGCACGGTCCAGCCCAGCGGGCCGGCCTGGCCGCAGTTGATCCAGTGCCGCGGCCGGTAGACGTGGAGCATCTGGGCGCCGGCGATCTGCGAGAGGCCGATGGTGGTGACGTAGCGCGTCTCCGGGCCGAAGGCGCGGTTCATCTCCTCGTAGACCCGCTGCGGCTTCATCGGCACGTTGTCGAAGTGGGTGCGGCGGTGCAGCGTCGCCTTGCGCTGCCGGGCGGACGCCGCCCACGCGGTGCGGTCCGGGAGCCGGCCCGCGGCCTTGAGTTCACCGGCCACCTCGATGAAGAGTTCCAGTGCCGCCCCGGCGTCGGAGGCGATGCCGTAGGCCGGAGCGAAGATCCTGCCGATCTGGGTGGGCTCGATGTCCACGTGCACGAAGGTGCGGCCCTTGGTGTAGACGTCGATCCGGCCGGTGTGCCGGTTGGCCCAGCGGTTGCCGATGCCGAGCACGAAGTCGGACTCCAGGAAGGTCGCGTTGCCGTAGCGGTGCGCGGTCTGCAGGCCCACCATGCCGGCGTTCAGGGCGTGGTCGTCGGGGATGGCGCCCCAGCCCATGAGCGTGGGGATGACCGGCACGCCGGTCAACTCGGCGAATTCCACGAGCAGTTCGCAGGCGTCGGCGTTGATGACACCGCCACCGGCCACGATCAGCGGGCGCTGTGCGGCGCCGAGCATCGCCAGCGCCTTCTCGATCTGGGCCCGGGAGGCGGCCGGCTTCCACACCGGCAGCGGCTGATAGGTCGCGGGGTCGAACTCGATCTCGGTGAGCTGGACATCGAGGGGCAGGTCGACCAGGACAGGGCCCGGGCGGCCCGAGCGCATCAGATGGAAGGCCTGCTGGAAGACACCGGGCACCTGTGCGGCCTCCAGCACGGTGGTGGCCGCCTTGGTGACCGGCCCCGCGATGGAGGCGATGTCGACCGCCTGGAAGTCCTCCTTGTGGAGCACCGCGGTCGGCGCCTGGCCGGTGACGCACAGGATCGGGATCGAGTCGCCGGTCGCCGAGTAGAGGCCGGTGATCATGTCGGTGCCGGCCGGGCCCGAAGTGCCGATGCAGACACCGATGTTGCCGGGCGCGGTACGGGTGTAGCCCTCGGCCATGTGGGAGGCGCCCTCCACATGCCGGGCGAGCGTGTGGCGGATGCCGCCGGACGCCTTGAGGGCCGCGTAGAACGGGTTGATCGCCGCACCGGGCACCCCGAACGCGGTGTCGATGCCCTCCAGCTTCAGGATCTCCACGGCCGCACGGGCGGCGGTCATACGAGGCATGAGTCTCCCTCTCCAGGCGTGAGCCGGGTCTTCTCCGTCGTGCGCGGTGCGCCGGGGCGCTCTCGCTCATTTCCGCAGTACGGAAAAGCAGTTCTGCAATATGGAATGAACATAAGGCGGGGTGCGGCAGCCGTCAAGGGAGGGGCGAAGGGGGCGTGCGCCGAGGCGGGCGAGGGCGCGGGCGCACCACGAAAGCGCCCGGCACGCGTCGCGCGGCCGGGCGCCCTGAAAGGTGCCGGAAGGGTGCTGAGAGGTGCTGAGAGGTGCTGAGAGGTGCTGAGAGGTGCTGCGAGGTACTGAGAGATGCTGGGACGCGCTGCCCGGGTCAGTCCCCGGTGCCGGGCCCCGACCGGATCAGTTCGCCGGCCGCCTCGTTCACCGGCTGCGGGGTGCCGGTCAGATCCATCACGAAGAGCGGTACGCCCAACTCGTCGGCGCGCAGCCGGGCGTCGTGCGCGTAGCCGGCCAGCGAGAAGAACGCCCCGGTGGCGTCCTCGTTGGCGCAGTTGAGCCAGAGGCACTCGACCTCGCGCAGCGGGGTCGGCAGCGTCGTCGGATCGACCTGCGCCACCAGGCCGTCGCCGCGCAGATCGATGCCGCTCGCGGTCCGGTCGCCGGCCGGCCGTACCCCGCCGAAGCCGAGCCACTTCAGATAGTGGGAGGCGGCCGACAGCGCGTCGCGGGCGGTACGGATGGTCACCGGCCGGAACGGCGGACGCTCGGTGGTCGGCGGCGGCACCTGGCCCACCGGCGCCGGCGCCGTACCGTGCGGCGCCGCCGGTTCAAGGGTTCCGGTGACCGCCTCGCCGGCCACTGGCAGCCGTACCAGCGCGCCGCAGGAGCAGTCGAACTCCGGCTGCGGCCACTGGTCGCAGCGCCCGCAGTCGGGGCAGCGCAGCCGTACCCAGGAGTCCTCCCACGACCGGTACGGAATCGCGACCGGCGGACCGCCGTGGTGCACCGGCGGCGCCAGCGGGGTGCCGCAGGCACAGGGGAACGTCGGGGCGGTGTAGCGGTGTACACGCCCGCAGGCCGGGCAGCACACCCGCACGTTCTCTGCCATCGCTCGCAACTCCCGGTCGGCCGTGGCGGATACGCCCAAGACGTCTGCACCCATAGTGCAGGAATCCGGCGCCGCCGGGAGCCGCTGGGACCGTACCCGTACGACCGGTGACCCGCGGCGCCCCGACCACCCGCGGCGCCCCGACCACCCGCGGCGCCCCGACCACCCCGCGGTGTCCGGGCACGCAGCCGTCCCGGGCCCCCGCCCGTGGTGCCGTCCGGCGGTGCGGTTGGCGCGACAGGATGTCACGCACCGCCGGACGGGGACTTCGTCGGGCCCTGGCGCGTATGCCGGGACCCGGAGGAGGGCCGGGGTCAGTCCTTGACCGGCAGGCCCGAGAGCCGCTCCACCCCGCGCAGCAGCGCCGAGTGGTCGAGGCCGCCGTCGCCCTGGGCCCGCAGCGAGGCGACCAGACCGGCGACCACCGCGCCGACCGGCAGCGCGGCGCCGACGGTACGGGCCGCGTCGGTGACGATGCCCATGTCCTTGTGGTGCAGATCGATCCGGAAGCCGGGTGTGAACTCCCGGTCGAGGAAGTTCTGCTTCTTGCGGGCCAGCACCGTCGAGCCGGCCAGCCCGCCGCCCAGCACCTCCAGCGCCGCGGGCAGGTCCACCCCGGACTTCTCCAGGAAGACCACGGCCTCCGCGCAGGCCTGGATGTTCACCGCCACGATCAACTGGTTGGCGGCCTTCACCGTCTGGCCGGCGCCGTGCGGTCCGCAGCGCACCACCGTCGTGCCGAGGGTGTCCAGGATCGGCCGGGCCTCGTCGAAGTCGGCCTGGCCACCGCCGACCATGATGGAGAGCACCGCCTCCACCGCCCCCGCCTCGCCGCCGGACACCGGCGCGTCCAGCACCCGTATGCCCTTGTCCGCGGCGGCCTTCGCCAGGTCGATCGAGGTCTGCGGGGTGATCGAGGAGGTGTCGATCAGCAGCGCGCCGCGGCGGGCGTTGGCCAGGATGCCGGCGTCACCGTAGGCGATGGCCTCGACCTGCGGAGAGGCGGGCACCATCGTGATGATCACATCGGCGTCCTTGACCGCCTCGGCCACCGAACCGGCCGCGGTGCCGCCGACGGCGGTGAGCCGTGCCAGCTTCTCCGGCTCCAGCGTGTAGCCGGTGACGTCGTAACCTGCTCTGATCAGGTTCTCGGACATGGGCGAGCCCATGATGCCGAGCCCGATCCAGGCGATCGTGGGCAGATGGGTGCTCATGGGGGTCCTCTCGGGGAGTGCGGGTCGGGGGAGGGGCTCGGGGCCCCGGGGCGCGCGCCTCAGCCCAGCCAGCCGAAGCTCGCCGCGCTGCCGGCCGGGCCCGGTTTGTACTCCAGGCCGGTCCATCCGTCGTAACCCGCCTTGCGCAGCGCGCCCAGCAGTTCGGCCAGCGGCAGCGACCCGGTGCCGGGCGCGCCGCGGCCCGGGTTGTCGGCGATCTGCACATGGCCGGTGCGGGAGACGTAGCGGTCGATCACCGCGGGCAGGTCCTCGCCGTTCATCGACAGGTGGTAGAGGTCGAGCAGGAAGCGGGCGTTGCCGAGCCCGCTCGCCTCGTTCACCCGGTCCACCACCGCGACCGCCGCGTCCGCGCCGACCAGCGGATAGTGCGGCGACTCCGGGGCGTTGAGCGCCTCGATCAGCAAGGTGGCACCGATCCGGTCGGCGGCCCGGGCGGCGAGCACCAGGTTCTCCAGCGCGAGCGCGTCCTGCTCGGCCGGGTCCACCCCCGCGACGCGGTTGCCGTAGAGCGCGTTGAGCGCGGTGCAGCCCACCGAGGTGGCGAACGCGGCGGCCACCTCGACGTTGGCCCGGAAGCGCTCGGACTCGGCGCCCGGCAGCGACAGTGCGCCCCGGTCCGGCCCCGGCAGCCGCCCGGCGTAGAAGTTGAGGCCCACCAGCCGGGTGCCTGCCGCCTCCAGGGCGGACCGCAGCTCCGCCAGTACGGCGGGGGCGGGGGTGGGGTCGTCGGGCCACGGCCACCACAGCTCCACCGCGTCGAAGCCCGCGGCCGCCGCGGCGGCCGGCCGTTCCAGCAGCGGGAGTTCGGTGAACAGGATGGAGAGGTTCACATCGAAGCGCGCGTCGGTGAAGCTCACGGGGTGGCGCTCCTTCCGAAATGCGGAAGACTTATTCTGTCTTGTGGAAACAGTGAAGCAGGGTCGGCGTGGCTGTCAAGAGCCGCGGCCAAGAGCCGTGGCCAAGAGCCGTGGCCAAGAGCCGCGGCGGGATCGCCGTAGCCGGTGGCCGCCGCCCGCGCGCACCTCGCGGCCCCGGGCCCGTCGGTTAAGGTCACCTGCGAGTCGCCCTCCGCGGTGGAGGGCCGGCGAACCTCGCAGCCGCCGTGGGGGCCCACATGAGACTGAGGCTGGAATTCACCACCGAGCCGTTCGACCTGGACGAGCCGCCCGAGCACGCCCTGGTGGCCCGTGAGGTGGTCGAGAACGGCACCCTGGAGGCCGTGGACGTCGGCCCGTTCGGCAACACCGCCGAGGGCTCCACCGAGGCGGTGGTCGAGGCGGTCGCCGACCTGCTGCGGCGTACGGTCGCGGTCGGCGCCACCCGCGTGTCGCTGCAGATCAATGTCATCGACGCGGGCTCAGGCACAGACGCAGGCTCAGACGCCGGCGCCGCCGCGCCCCAGGACCAGCGATGAGCCCCGGTGGTCCGCTCCCGCCGGGGCACCCGCTCGCGGTGGCCGTGAAACCGCTGGTCGACGCGATGGGCGCCGAACTCGTCACCCTGGCGGACGCCCGCGGCGACGACGTCGTGCTGAGCTGGGAGGGCGAGCCGGTGCTGGCGGTGCGGCTGCCCCATCTGGCCGATTCACTCGACCACATCCTGGCCGACCTGGAGCGCCGGCACGGACCGCTCGCCCAGCTGGGCCGCAAGGAGAAGCAGACCGTCGTCCGGCTCCTGGAGGAACGCGGCGCCTTCTCGGTACGGCACGGCGTCGAGACCGTCGCCTCCGCGCTCGGTGTCAGCCGCTTCACCGTCTACAACTATCTGAACAGGGAGAACACCGCGCGAACGGGGGAGTGACCGCGCGGCCGGCGCCATTCGGGCGGATCCGTAACCCGGATTTTTCAACAATCTGTTGACGTCCGGCCCGGGCGGCTCTTAGCTTGCGAGGGTGACTTCCAGCGCTCCGCCGGGTCTGGCCCGGTTCAACGACGCCGCCCCGGCCCCGCTGGCCGAGCGGCTGCACGAGGTGTGCGCCAGCGCCGCCTGGGGAGCCGCGGTGGCACGGGGGCGGCCGTACGGCAGTCTCGGTGACCTGCTGGCGGCGAGCGACGCCGCGATGGCGGCACTCACCGCCGCGGACCTCGGCGAGGCGATGGCCGGCCACCCGCCGATCGGCCGCCCCCGGCCGGGTGACCCGGCCTCCGCACGGGAGCAGAGCGGCGTACGGGACGAGGAGCGGGCCGAACTGCTCCGGCTCAACCTCGCTTACCAGGACGCCCACGGCCATGTCTTCCTGATCTGCGCCACCGGCCGCACCGGCGCCGAGATGCTCGCCGCGCTCAAGGAGCGCATCGGCAACGACACCGCGACCGAACGCGAGATCGTCCGCACCGAACTGGGGAAGATCAATCACATCCGGCTCGGCCGGCTGATCGAACGGCTCGCCCAGGAGGACCCGTCATGACGCCCGCGCCGTCCCCCGCATCCCCGTCCCCCTCCGCTTCTGTCTCCACCCACGTCCTCGACACCAGCGCCGGCCGCCCCGCCGCCGCCGTCGCGGTCGAGGTGTCGGTACGCGCCGGCCGCGGGGCCCCGTGGACCGCGCACGCCGTCTCCGCCACCGACGCGGACGGCCGCTGCAAGGACCTGCCGGCGCTGCCGGAAGCCACCACCCACGTACGGCTCCGCTTCGAGGTCGAGCCGTACTTCACCCGCACCTCATCACCCGCAGCCGAGGACCGGCAGGACGCCCCCCGCACAAGGGACAGCGGAGTGTTCTTCCCGGAGGTGGCGGTCGTCTTCGCCGTCACGCCGGGCGAGCGCTATCACGTACCGCTGCTGCTCAACCCGTTCGGCTACTCCGTATACCGAGGGAGCTAGCACGATGACCGACGAAACCCGCCCTGTCCGTGTCACCCGGCTGGGACCCAACCAGTACGGCAAGGCGGAGAACCGTGTCGTGCGGATCATCCGCGACGGCGCCACCCACCACATCAAGGACCTCAACGTCTCGGTGGCGCTCTCCGGCGCCATGGACGAGGTCCACCTGTCCGGCTCCAACGCCAATGTGCTCACCACCGACGCCACCAAGAACACCGTCTTCGCGTTCGCCAGGGAACACGGCATCGACTCCGCCGAGCAGTTCGGCATCCACCTGGCCCGGCACTTCGTCGACAGCCGGCCCTCCATTCACCGCGCCAGGATCCGGATCGAGGAGTACGGCTGGGAGCGCATCCCCCACGAGGGCGCGGGCGAGCACTCCTTCGCCCGCAAGGGCCAGGAGATCCGTACCACCGAGGTCACCTTCGACGACCGGGGCTGGCAGGTGATCTCCGGTCTGAAGGACCTGGTGGTGCTGAACTCCACCGACTCGGAGTTCTGGGGCTACGTCAAGGACAAGTACACGACGCTCCCGGAGACTCGCGACCGCATCCTGGCCACCGAGGTCAACGCCCGCTGGCGGTTCGGCTGGAGCGAGGACGGGCAGCCCGCGCCGGACTGGGAGGAGTCGTACCCGCAGGTCCGCCGGCACCTGCTGGAGGCGTTCGCGGACACCTACTCCTACTCGCTGCAGCAGACCCTCTTCGCGATGGGCACCCGGATCGTCGAGCAGCGGCCCGAGGTGGACGAAGTACGCCTGTCGCTGCCCAACAAGCACCACTTCCTGGTCGACCTGGAGCCCTTCGGGCTGAAGAACGACAACGAGGTCTACCTGGCAGCCGACCGCCCCTACGGACTCATCGAGGGCACCGTGCTGCGGGACGGCGCCCAGGCCCGCATCCCGGTGACGGACTGAGAGGGCTCACCATGACCACCAGCAACGCCCCCGCGCCCGGCCGGATCGTCATCGAGAACGGCGCCGTCGCCACCGTGGACGCGGCCGGCACCGAGTACGCCCGGGGGCATGTCGTCGTCGCCGGGAACCTGATCGAGTCGGTCGGCGCGGGCCCCGCTCCCGGCGGCCTCACCGGCGTCACCCGCCGGATCGACGCCACCGGCCACCTCGTCACCCCCGGCCTGGTCAACACCCACCACCACTTCTACCAGTGGCTCACCCGCGGTCTGGCCCAGGACAGCAACCTCTTCGACTGGCTGGTCGAGCTCTACCCGACCTGGGCGCGGATCGACGAGCCGATGGTGTACGCGGCCGCCGCGGGGTCGCTGGCGATGATGGTCCGCGGCGGCGTCACCACCGCCATGGACCACCACTACGTCTTCCCGCGCGGCGCCGGTGACCTGCTCGGCGCCGAGATCCGGGCCGCGGCCGAACTCGGGGTGCGCTTCACCGCCACCCGGGGCTCGATGGACCGCGGGAAAGCGGACGGCGGGCTGCCGCCGGACTTCGCCGTGGAGACCACAGAAGAGGCGCTGCTGGCCACCGAGTCGGCGATCGACACCCATCACGACGCCTCCTTCGGCTCGATGCTGCAGATCGCCGCGGCGCCCTGCTCGCCGTTCTCGGTCTCCACCGAACTGATGCGGGAGGCGGCGGAGTTGGCCCGCCGCAAGGGTGTGCGGCTGCACACCCACGGCAGCGAGACGGTGGAGGAGGAGAAGTTCTGCCACGAACTGTTCGGGATGGGCCCCACCGACTACTTCGAGTCCACCGGCTGGCTCGGCCAGGACGTGTGGATGGCGCACTGCGTCCATATGAACGACGCCGACATCGCCGCCTTCGCCCGCACCGGCACCGGAGTGGCGCACTGCCCGTCCTCCAACGCCCGGCTGGCCGCCGGGATCGCCCGGGTGCCGGACATGCTCGCCGCCGGAGTCCCGGTCGGCCTCGGTGTGGACGGCACCGCCTCCAACGAATCGGGGGAACTCCACACCGAGTTGCGCAACGCGCTGCTCATCAACCGGCTCGGCGGCGGTGAGAAGGCGCTCAACGCCCGCCAGGCGCTGCGGCTGGGCACCTACGGAGGCGCCCAAGTCCTCGGCCGGGCAGCCGAGATCGGCTCACTGGAGGCCGGCAAGCTCGCCGACCTGGTGCTGTGGAAGCTCGACGGCATCGGCCACGCCTCCATCGCCGACCCGGTGGCCGCGCTCGTCCTCGGCGCGGCGGCCCCGGTCACCCTGTCGCTGGTCAACGGCGTCCCGGTGGTGGAGAACGGCCGCCTCACCCGGGCCGACGAGGAGGCGGTGGCGAAGCTGACCCGCAGCGAGGCGCGCCGCCTCGCCGGGATCGCGGG
Protein-coding regions in this window:
- the gcl gene encoding glyoxylate carboligase, encoding MPRMTAARAAVEILKLEGIDTAFGVPGAAINPFYAALKASGGIRHTLARHVEGASHMAEGYTRTAPGNIGVCIGTSGPAGTDMITGLYSATGDSIPILCVTGQAPTAVLHKEDFQAVDIASIAGPVTKAATTVLEAAQVPGVFQQAFHLMRSGRPGPVLVDLPLDVQLTEIEFDPATYQPLPVWKPAASRAQIEKALAMLGAAQRPLIVAGGGVINADACELLVEFAELTGVPVIPTLMGWGAIPDDHALNAGMVGLQTAHRYGNATFLESDFVLGIGNRWANRHTGRIDVYTKGRTFVHVDIEPTQIGRIFAPAYGIASDAGAALELFIEVAGELKAAGRLPDRTAWAASARQRKATLHRRTHFDNVPMKPQRVYEEMNRAFGPETRYVTTIGLSQIAGAQMLHVYRPRHWINCGQAGPLGWTVPAALGVAVADPDTPVVALSGDYDFQFMLEELAVGAQHRIPYVHVLVNNAYLGLIRQAQLGLDINFQVNLEFENLNSPELGVYGVDHVKVAEGLGCKAIRVTDPAELGAAFEQAKKLAAEHRVPVVVEAILERITNISMSTTADIGEVVEFEELATAPGQAPTEIIPLG
- a CDS encoding 2-hydroxy-3-oxopropionate reductase; this encodes MSTHLPTIAWIGLGIMGSPMSENLIRAGYDVTGYTLEPEKLARLTAVGGTAAGSVAEAVKDADVIITMVPASPQVEAIAYGDAGILANARRGALLIDTSSITPQTSIDLAKAAADKGIRVLDAPVSGGEAGAVEAVLSIMVGGGQADFDEARPILDTLGTTVVRCGPHGAGQTVKAANQLIVAVNIQACAEAVVFLEKSGVDLPAALEVLGGGLAGSTVLARKKQNFLDREFTPGFRIDLHHKDMGIVTDAARTVGAALPVGAVVAGLVASLRAQGDGGLDHSALLRGVERLSGLPVKD
- a CDS encoding TIM barrel protein, which gives rise to MSFTDARFDVNLSILFTELPLLERPAAAAAAGFDAVELWWPWPDDPTPAPAVLAELRSALEAAGTRLVGLNFYAGRLPGPDRGALSLPGAESERFRANVEVAAAFATSVGCTALNALYGNRVAGVDPAEQDALALENLVLAARAADRIGATLLIEALNAPESPHYPLVGADAAVAVVDRVNEASGLGNARFLLDLYHLSMNGEDLPAVIDRYVSRTGHVQIADNPGRGAPGTGSLPLAELLGALRKAGYDGWTGLEYKPGPAGSAASFGWLG
- a CDS encoding helix-turn-helix domain-containing protein — protein: MSPGGPLPPGHPLAVAVKPLVDAMGAELVTLADARGDDVVLSWEGEPVLAVRLPHLADSLDHILADLERRHGPLAQLGRKEKQTVVRLLEERGAFSVRHGVETVASALGVSRFTVYNYLNRENTARTGE
- the uraD gene encoding 2-oxo-4-hydroxy-4-carboxy-5-ureidoimidazoline decarboxylase; amino-acid sequence: MTSSAPPGLARFNDAAPAPLAERLHEVCASAAWGAAVARGRPYGSLGDLLAASDAAMAALTAADLGEAMAGHPPIGRPRPGDPASAREQSGVRDEERAELLRLNLAYQDAHGHVFLICATGRTGAEMLAALKERIGNDTATEREIVRTELGKINHIRLGRLIERLAQEDPS
- the uraH gene encoding hydroxyisourate hydrolase, translated to MTPAPSPASPSPSASVSTHVLDTSAGRPAAAVAVEVSVRAGRGAPWTAHAVSATDADGRCKDLPALPEATTHVRLRFEVEPYFTRTSSPAAEDRQDAPRTRDSGVFFPEVAVVFAVTPGERYHVPLLLNPFGYSVYRGS
- the pucL gene encoding factor-independent urate hydroxylase, translating into MTDETRPVRVTRLGPNQYGKAENRVVRIIRDGATHHIKDLNVSVALSGAMDEVHLSGSNANVLTTDATKNTVFAFAREHGIDSAEQFGIHLARHFVDSRPSIHRARIRIEEYGWERIPHEGAGEHSFARKGQEIRTTEVTFDDRGWQVISGLKDLVVLNSTDSEFWGYVKDKYTTLPETRDRILATEVNARWRFGWSEDGQPAPDWEESYPQVRRHLLEAFADTYSYSLQQTLFAMGTRIVEQRPEVDEVRLSLPNKHHFLVDLEPFGLKNDNEVYLAADRPYGLIEGTVLRDGAQARIPVTD
- a CDS encoding 8-oxoguanine deaminase, whose translation is MTTSNAPAPGRIVIENGAVATVDAAGTEYARGHVVVAGNLIESVGAGPAPGGLTGVTRRIDATGHLVTPGLVNTHHHFYQWLTRGLAQDSNLFDWLVELYPTWARIDEPMVYAAAAGSLAMMVRGGVTTAMDHHYVFPRGAGDLLGAEIRAAAELGVRFTATRGSMDRGKADGGLPPDFAVETTEEALLATESAIDTHHDASFGSMLQIAAAPCSPFSVSTELMREAAELARRKGVRLHTHGSETVEEEKFCHELFGMGPTDYFESTGWLGQDVWMAHCVHMNDADIAAFARTGTGVAHCPSSNARLAAGIARVPDMLAAGVPVGLGVDGTASNESGELHTELRNALLINRLGGGEKALNARQALRLGTYGGAQVLGRAAEIGSLEAGKLADLVLWKLDGIGHASIADPVAALVLGAAAPVTLSLVNGVPVVENGRLTRADEEAVAKLTRSEARRLAGIAGLA